The DNA window ACCGGAAGGCCGTTGGTCGATCACCAGTCTTTAATGCCCGGAAGACGCTTTACAATACGTCAAAATCTTGTTACCATCGCGATGTCGAATCATCGAGAAGAAGGATGGACGACATGTGCCACACACCTGACTGCAAACACGCGGCGGTCCCTGTCGAAGCATCCGAGACCGACATCGTCTCCGAACCGGTCGAGTCGAAGGAGAATCCGGCTCCGCAGCCCGGCTGAATCCGAGGCGAACGAAAAGGGAGGGCAGACCTTTTCCCGGTCTGCCCTCCCTTTTCGTTGCGCTCAGGCGTCCGAGGGCTTCGCATGAATCTCCGGAGCGCGTTCTCGCCGGGCCCCGGCGACGTCCCGTTCGGTGAGCGCTCCGAACCCGAGCCCCAGGGTGAGCCATATGACGGCCTGGGTGGCGAGCGAGGCGATCCTGAAGTCCCACAGGACATCGGGCGGGAAACCGGGTTCTGTGACGGTTCCTCCCGGCAGAACCACGTAGGCGATGCCCACCAGGGCGACGAACACCCCGCCGCCGAGCAGGGAGGCGTTCCATCCGCCGTGTCGCGGAGTCAGGCGCCGGCCGGTCTGGACGGCGGTGACGGCGGCGAATATCCCGATGACGATGGTCAGGAAATACAGCAGGCTTCGCTGCTGAATCGTGTCGGGATCACCTACGGCAGGTGGATTGGGCGGATATTTCAGGAAAGGGACCAGTGAAATGACGACGAAGCCAGCGGAAGCCACCATCATCGAGGTCGTACGGACGGTCATTCGTCCGATTCTGTGATGGGCGAGCGCGAACGCGATGGCGAACAGTCCGCCGACGGCGACGCCGACGGCGGCCAGGGCGACCGCGAGGCCGGCGGTCTGCTGGGCCAGCCTCGAAACGACCTCGGCTGCGTGCTCGTGTATCCCGCCGGCGGCGTGAGATCGCTGGTCCTCAAAGGCGATCGCGTCCCCGAGCGGGCCCTCGCCGAGAAACCAGGCGCACACGTACGCGAATACGGCCGAGGCCAGTCCGACGAGCATGCCCCGGATCAGCAGGACGCGCATCATCTACGGCATCCTCCGTCAATGGCAGGGGAATCCGAGCAGGTGACGGCCGTCGTGCGTGAACTCGTGGATGAAACTGCCCCCGAAGAGGGAGGTCGCCCCCTGTTCGACGCCCACGAAATAGAACAGGAGCATGCCGATGACGAGTGCGAACACCGCCCACGGCAAGATCTCCCGCAGCGGTATTTGAACGGGTAGTGAAGCGGAACGAACGGGCGGGGCCTGCGCCATGACTTACCCTCCTTCGTATGTTACATACAAAAAGTAAAAGGGATTTTCTGGCGCTGTCAATGGAACGGGAGGTTAGACACAGCTCACGGAGGTCGCTCCGTGAGGTCACTGCCCGTACACGCCGGGAGCGAAGCGACCACCCGAGAACAGCCCCGGGCCGGCCGGCTCGACGCCGGCCGGCCCGGGGCTGTGGTCAGATCGCCGATCACTCCTCTTCGAGGCGCGTTCGCACACTGCCCATCTTCTCGCGCAACGCCTGCTCGGTGAACAGGCCGCGGTCCATCAACGTGTGGGCGACGGTCAGCACCGACCTGGTCTGGA is part of the Nonomuraea coxensis DSM 45129 genome and encodes:
- a CDS encoding CbtB domain-containing protein, with protein sequence MAQAPPVRSASLPVQIPLREILPWAVFALVIGMLLFYFVGVEQGATSLFGGSFIHEFTHDGRHLLGFPCH
- a CDS encoding CbtA family protein; this encodes MMRVLLIRGMLVGLASAVFAYVCAWFLGEGPLGDAIAFEDQRSHAAGGIHEHAAEVVSRLAQQTAGLAVALAAVGVAVGGLFAIAFALAHHRIGRMTVRTTSMMVASAGFVVISLVPFLKYPPNPPAVGDPDTIQQRSLLYFLTIVIGIFAAVTAVQTGRRLTPRHGGWNASLLGGGVFVALVGIAYVVLPGGTVTEPGFPPDVLWDFRIASLATQAVIWLTLGLGFGALTERDVAGARRERAPEIHAKPSDA